The Streptomyces noursei ATCC 11455 sequence GCGGGGGCGGAACCACAGGCCGGGAGCGGTCAGCCCCGCCCAGGGGGCAGGCGGGGCACAACCGTTCCCCCTCGGGGCGCCGGACGGCGCGGCCCACGGATCGGACCGGCTCGGTCCGGGCGAGCCTCCCGTCAGGCGGCGCGGTCCCCGCTCAGGCGGCGAAGCGCGCGATCAGCTCCTTGGCCTTGGCCTCCGCCTGCTCGTGGGCCTCGGCGCGGGAGGTCTCGAACAGCGGGACCAGCTCGGCCATCGCCGGGTTGCTGGGGGCCATGGTCAGCTCCGGCACGATGAACTCCACCTCCAGGCCGAAGCCGCCGTTCAGGACGGCCTCCAGGTAGTTCTGGACGTACTCGAAAGGCTCGCGCGGGGTGCCCGGCGCGTAGGAGCCGCCGCGGCTGGCGACCACCACGACCGGCTTGCCCTTCGCCGACGCGTTCTCGCCGGCGGTGCGGCCCATGATGATCGTCTGGTCGAGCCACGCCTTCAGGGTCGAGGGGATCGTGAAGTTGTACATGGGCGCGCCTATGACGATGGCGTCGGCCTGCTCCAGTTCCTCGGCCAGCTGGGTGCGCAGCGCGAAGGCGGCCTGCTGTTCCGGGGTGTGCGTGGCCGGGTCGGAGAAGCCGGCGGAGGCGGCGACGGCGTCGAGGTGCGGCAGCGGGTCGGCGGCCAGGTCGCGGTGGATGACGGTGCCGTCGGGGTGCTGCTCCTCCCAGGTCTTGCGGAACGCGGCGGTCACCGCACGGGAGGCGGAGCCGCCCTCGGGGAAGACGGAAGAGTCGATGAGCAGAAGCGTGGCCATGGGGATCGGTCCTTCGCTATGTGGCCGGGCGGGACCGACCACTAGTTGAATTCCGTACGTCACTATTCATAGCACAGGAACTTACTTTTCTGCAGTAGCCAACGGGAGGGCGGTACCCTGGGTGTATGGCGGACCACGGTGAGGCGATGTGCAGGCAGGTCGACGGCGGTATGACGCGCGTCTTCGAACTGTTCGGAAAGCGCTGGACGGGCCTGATCGTGGCCACTCTCATGCCCGGCCCCGTCCACTTCGCCGACCTGCGGCGCGCCATCCCCGGCATCAGTGAGCGGATGCTCTCCGACCGCCTGATGGAGCTGGCGGCGACCGGCCTGGTCGTCCGCGAGGTCGACGCCGGACCGCCGCTGCGGGTCTCCTACCGGCTCACCGAGGCCGGCCGCGCCATGGAGCCCGCCCTCAAGGAACTGGGCCGCTGGGCCGAGACCTACCTCGCCGACGGGGGACAGTGCCCGGAGCGCTTCCGGAAGTAGCGCCGCGGGCCGGGCTCCGCTCCCGAGACGGTGGTCGAGTCGCTCCCCGTGGGGCGGTCGCACCCCTTCCGGCGGTTCGGTCGAGGCCTCTACGGGAGGGTCGGTCGCGCCCCTCCCGCTGGGTCAACCGAGCCGCTCCTGGGCGGCGTTGTAGCGCACCAGGTACGAGGCGAACCGGTCGAGGTCCTCCTCGCCCCAGTCGGCGAGCCGCTCGTGGAACGCCTGGCGGCGGCTGGCGGTCACCTGGGCGAGCACCTGGGCGCCCTCCTCGGTGGGGTGCAGGACCTGGACGCGGTGGTCGTCCGGATCGACGCGCCGCTCGACGAATCCGAGCTTCTCCAGCGCCGCGATCTGTCGGCTGACCGTGGACTTGTCCAGGTAGTAGTGCGCCGCCAGATCGGTGGCGCGGCATCCCTGCTGGTCATCGAGGTGCGCGAGCAGGGTGTAGGACACCAGGGAGAGCTCGGGGTGCATCCGGGCGGCGGTCGCGCGGGCGCGCCGGGCGAACGCGGTCATCTCCTGCTGGATGGTCTCGACGGAAGCGTCGCGGTGGGTCACGGGGGTCGCCTTTGCCTTTCGGGAAACTAGTTGTATAGTACAACGTGACCTGAGAGTTGTAGTAGCCAACTATTGGCGGGGCGTCCGCCCGCTCGCCCGGGCACCGGAGCCACAACCCACCGGCCACAGCTGAACGACGACCGGCCCACCACACAACCGGCCCGGACGACTACTGAGAAGGCTTGCCCATGACCGCGGACCGACGACGTCCCGACCACCGAAGCGACCACCGCAGCGACCGGCACCCGGTCCGGCCCGGCGACCTGCGCCACGTGGTGACACACCTGATCACCCCGCTCCTGATGTGCATCGGGATGGGACTCGCCTACCTGGGCGCCTTCGCCAACCCGTCACCGCACCACCTGCCCGTCGCCATCGTCGGAACCGGCACGCACGCCCAAGTACTCGCCCAGACCATCAACGACAAGGCACACGGCGAACTCGAAGCACGCACCGTCCCCGACCGGGCCACCGCCGTCGGCCAGTTGAAGAACCAGGAGATCTTCGGCGCCTACCTGGCCGGCGGCAACCAAGCCAACGGCAACGGCACCACCAACCGGGCCGCCCTCTCCCGAACAGGCGACGCACCACACGGCCCCGAACTCCTGGTGGCCACCGCCGGATCCGACACCAGCGCCACCGTCGTCCAGAAGATCTTCACCCCGCTCGCCGCCCGACAAGGCGACCCGCTGAAGGTCACCGACATCGCACCGACCGCCGCGCACGACCCCACCGGACAGGGCATCTTCTTCCTGCTCGTCGCCCTCAGCATCGGCTCCTACGCCTCCGTCGCGGTCATCGGCGGCGCCGGCGCCGTCCTCCCGATGCGGATCCGCGCCGCCCTGGCGACCGGCACATCCCTCGTGGTCGCCGTCATCGGGACCCTCTTCGCCGGACCGGTCTTCCACCTCGTCGACCACGGCCTGTGGGCACTGTGGGGCATGGCCTGGCTGTACTCCGCCGGCATCCTGCTCATCGGCACCGGCCTGCACACCTTCCTCAAGCGCTGGACCACGCTCGGCGTGATGGTGCTCTTCGTGATGCTCAACTTCACCTCCTCCGGCGGCATCTTCCGCCCCGAGATGCAGAACGGCTTCTTCGCCGCCCTGCACTCCTTCTGGAACGGCGCCGGCTTCGTGGAAGGCACCCGCAGCCACGTCTACTTCGCCGGCCACGGCCTCGCCGGCCACGTCTGGACGCTCGCGGGATGGCTGCTCGTCGGCCTGCTGATGGTCGCCGCGGCGGCTCTCACCGAGCAGCGGCGACGCACGGCCGAGGCCGAAGCAGTGGCCAACGCCGGCGCGGTGGCCGCCGCCGCGGTAGCCGCCACGATGCCGGAACGCACCCCCGAACGAGCCCCGGGACGCACCCCGGAACGGGCCTCTGCACGGCCCACCGCGCAGCGCGACAGCGAAACGGAAGAGGAGATGGAAGAGGAGATGGAAGAGGAGATGGAAGAGGCCGTGGGCGTCTAGCCGACGCCGCCAACGCTGAAGCGGCCGGGCCATTTCGCCCGGCCGCTTCCGCCTCCGCTTGCTTCTCCGCTTGCTTCGCCCCTTTTGTTGCCTCTTCCCCGCTTTTCCTCGCTCCCTTCGTCGCCCCCTTCCTCGCTCTCGCCCTCGCTTCCGCCTGTCCTTTCTGGGAGTGCCCGGCGGTCCGATCTGTGCCCTCCGGCCGTCCCCCCCCGTCCGCCTCCGAGAGCTATCCACAGGCCCGACGGACGCCGGGCCGTTGTCGGTAACGTCAGTGCCCGGCGAGCCGCACAGGCCGCCGAGTCGGACGGACGCGGGGGATGCCGGTGTGCCGGGGCACACCAGGGATGCCGCGCGAAACCAAGGGCACGAAGGGGGAGGTGGCCGCCATGACACGCGTGCCATACGTACCGGGGTTCGCAAAGGCGGACGCGGAAGGGCCGTCGGCCAAGGCCGTGGGCCGGGCACTGCGGGACCAACTGCCCCGCGACGCACAGGCCGTTCTGCGGATCACGGCCGGGCGCCCCGACGCGGTGGCGTCGGTCGAGGAATCCAACGCCGGGCGGCTGCCCGAGCTGACGCCCATCAGGGTCGGGCGGATGGCCGCCAGCCCCTTCGCCTTCCTCCGCGGCTCGGCCGGACTCATGGCCCACGACCTGGCGGAAAGCCCTGTCACCGGCATCGGGGCCCAGATCTGCGGAGACGCGCACGCCGCGAACTTCGGCCTCTACGCGGACGCCCGCGGCGGCCTGGTCATCGACCTCAACGACTTCGACGAAACCGTCCACGGCCCCTGGGAATGGGACGTCAAACGGCTCGCGACGTCGATAGTCCTCGCCGGCCGGGAGGCGGGCGCGAGCGAGGACGACTGCAAGGCCGCGGCGCAGGACGCCGCCGGCGCCTACCGGCGCACCATGCGGCTGCTGGCAAAGCTCCCGGTGACCGAAGCGTGGAACGCCATCGCCGACGAGGAACTGGTCTCGCACACCGATGCCCGGGACCTGCTGGGCACCCTCGAACGGGTCGAGGCCAAGGCACGCAAGAACACCAGCGCACGGTTCGCGGCGAAATCCACCGAGCGCGGACCGGACGGCGGCATACGGTTCGTCGACGCGCCGCCGGTGCTGCGCCGGGTACCGGACGCGGAGGCGGCAGCGGTCGCCTCGTCGCTCGCCGGCTATCTGGAGACGCTTCCCGAGGACCGACTGCCGCTGCTGGCCCGGTACGCGGTGCACGACGTCGCCTTCCGGATAGTCGGCACCGGCAGCGTCGGACTGCGGTCATACGTGGTGCTGCTGCTGGACCACCGTGGCGAGCCCTTGGTCCTCCAGGTGAAGGAGGCCCGCCGCTCGATACTGGCGCCCTATGTGGCGAAGGTCGGCTTCCCCGCACCCCCGGCGGAACACGAGGGCCGGCGCGTGGTGCTCGGACAGCGACGGATGCAGGTGGTCAGCGACCTGCTGCTGGGATGGACGACGGTACGGGAGGGCACGACGGACGGTATACACGGCGCACACGGCATACGCGGTGCATCCGGCGTCCATGGCGTCGCCGGGAAGGAACGGTCGAGTGGCGCGGGGGCGCCGGACGGTCTGGGCACGGGACTGCCTTTCCAGGTACGGCAGTTCCGGAACCGCAAGGGCAGCGTGGATCCGGCCCGGCTGTCGGACGGGCAACTCGACGACTACGCCCGGATGACCGGTGCACTCCTGGCACGCGCACACGCCCACAGTGCCGACCCTCGTGTAGTGGCCGGCTACTGCGGCAAGGGCGAGGCACTCGATGAGGCGATAGCGGCCTTCGCGCTGGCCTACGCGGAGCGCACGGAAGCGGATCACGCGGACCTGGTCGCGGCGATACGCAGCGGTCGCGTCGCGGCGGAGAGCGGGGTGTAACGGCGAGGGAGTCCTTCCGGGGCCTTCCGGGGGCTTTGCGGGGCGGGGTGGTGGTGAGGGCGAGGCGTGGGGGTGGGTGGGGAGGGGGCCGGGTGGGGAGGGGCCCCGAGGCCCCCCGGTGCGGTCAGGTGGCTGCACCCCCCGGGCCGTACGCTGACCAGGTGACGAACTCGCACGCGGAGAACGCGCAGGACGGCCAGGACCGATCGGACGTACCGGGGACACCCGGCGCCCCGGCCGAACCGCGGGCGGCGGATGCCCGCGGGGCGGTGCCGGGCGCCGAGCGGGGCGACGGGGATGCCCCCGCTCCCGGCGGGGGCCCGCAGGGCGCGGGTGAGAGCGCGGATGGTCGGGACGAGGCGACCCGGCGGCTGGCGAAGGCCGTGCTGGCGGCCGAGCAGGCCCTGATCGAGTTCGAGATCGCGGTGGAGACCTTCCGGGTGGAGGTGGAGAACTTCTCCCGGCTGCACCACCAGCGGCTCGGCCCCATGTACGCGTGGCTGGACGAGCTGGATGCGCAGATCGCGGAGGCCGTGGCGGCGCGCTCCGGCGACCCCGAGGACATCCGTAAGGCCCGCGAGGCACGTGCGTCGGTGCTGCCGATGCCGCAGGTGGAGGAGCTGTTCCACGGCTGGCTCGGGTCGGAGGGGCTGTTCCCCGAGGCGCAGGCGATGCTCACGGATCAGCCGGTTCAGCCGCCGCCGAAGGTGCGGCCCGGCGAGGAGGCCCGCAAGCTCTACCGCGACCTGGTGCGCCGGGCGCATCCGGACCTGGCGCGGGACGACGCGGAGCGGGCCCGTCGGGACGGGTTCATCGCGCGGGTCAACGCTGCGTACGGGCGGGGCGACGAGGCGTTGCTGCGGGAGCTGGTGCGGGAGTGGGAGGCCGGTCCGGCGCCCGCCGAGCGTCGGCCGAGCGAGAGCGAGGAGCTCTATGCCCGGCTGGAGTGGCTGGCCGAGCGCAAGGAGCTGCTGGCTTCCGTCGTCGCGGAGCTGGAGGCCAGCGCGATCGGCTCGATGATCAGGATGGCGCCGGACGATCCGGATGCTCTGCTGGACGAGATCGCCGAGAAGCTGATGGCCGATGTCCGGGAACGCGAGGCGTACCTCGCCCAGCTGGTCGGGTAGCGTCGGGAGTATGCATTTTGGTTCTGTGCCCACGGTCGGTGTCGATGTCCTCACGCCCGAGGACTTCCTCCTGGACGTCCGTGAGGACGACGAGTGGGCGGCCGGGCACGCCGAGGGCGCGCTGCACATTCCGATGAGCGAATTCGTCGCCCGTTACGGGGAGTTGACGGAGGCGGCGCCGGACAGCGGAAAGATCTATGTGATGTGCCGGGTCGGCGGTCGGTCGGCTCAGGTCGCGCAGTATTTGATCCAGCAGGGCATCGACGCGGTGAATGTCGCGGGCGGTATGCAGGCGTGGGAGGCGGCCGGGCGTCCGGTGTCGGACGGCAAGGGTGGCGTGGGGACCGTCATCTAGGTCCTCGGGGCTCTCCTTCAGGCCCTCGGGGGCTCTCCCCGCAGGGCCTGGTCTTCTTCGGCGGCCCGTGTCGCGTGGGTTTTCAGCTGAGCGGGTGTGCGGCGAGGAGTTCGCCGAGTGCCTCCTCGTGGGCGGCGGCGGGGCCCAGGGAGAGTTCGAGTTGTTTGGCCCAGGCGTGGTAGCGGTGCAGCGGGTAGTCGGTGTCGGCGCCGAAGCCGCCGTGCAGGTGCTGGGCGGTCTGGACGACGCGGCGGACGCCTTCGGAGGCCCAGATCTTGGCGACCGCGATGTCTCCGGCGGGCGGTAGGGGGCCGCTCGCTCCGGTGGTGAGGCGCCAGGCGGCCTGCCAGAGGGTGGCTTCCATGGCGCGCAGGTCGATGAAGCGGTCGGCGGCCTGGACGGCGACGGCCTGGAAGGTGGCCAGGGGGAAGCCGAACTGTTCGCGTTTCCCGGTGTAGTCGCTGGTCATGGTCAGGACGCGTTCGCCGAGGCCCAGGGCCAGTGCGCAGGTGCCGGTGGTGAGCAGGTCGCGCAGGGTGTTCCAGGCGGCGGGGTCGGTGAGTGTTTCCCGGGTGTCGGTGCGTACGGAGTCGAGGTGGACCTCGGCGTGGCGCTCGCCGTTGGTGGATGTCTGGTCGTGCAGGGTGAGGCCGGTGCGGTCCCGGGGGACGAGTGCGAGGACGGTGTGGCCGTCGGGGGTGTGGGCGGGGAGCAGGATCCGGTCGGCGGTGGGGGCCCAGGGGACGGCGGTGTGGGTGCCGTCGAGGGTCCAGGTGGTGCCGTCCTGGCGGGCGGTGACGGCGAGTTCGGCCGGGTCGTGGCCGGTGCGGCCGTGGGAGGCGGCGGTGACGACGAGGTCGCCGGTGGTGATGTGGGGGAGGATCTCGGCGCGGAGGTCGTCGGTGGCGTGGCGTTGGAGGGTGTGCGCGGCGGCGTAGGACTCCAGGAGCGGGACGCGGGCGAGGACCTTGGCGGATTCGCGGAGGACGAGGCAGAGGGCGAGGGGGTCGAGTCCCGCGCCGTTGTGTTCGGGGGCGATGGGGAGGCCGAGCAGGTCGGCGTTGGCGAGTGTGCGCCAGAGGGGGCGGTCGAAGTCGTCGGCCACGGGGCCGTGGGTGAGTGCCGGGCTGGGTGTGTTGTCCGGGGTGACTGCTGAGAAGACGGCTTGTGCCGCTTCGACGGCTGCCTGTTGTTCTTCGGTGAAGGTGAAGTCCACGGTCCGTCCTCCCGCGCGCCGTCGGATTCCGACAGTGATATCTGACGAGGCGTCAAGGTAGAACATGTTGCAGGAATTGGGAATGGCGCGGACGGTGGTGGGCGGTTCTCAGCGGTCGAAGTCCAGCTCGACCTGTTCGGTGGCGGGGTGGGACTGGCAGGCCAGTACGTATCCGGCGTCGACCTCGTCGGATTCCAGGGCGAAGTTGCGGTCCATCCGGATCTCGCCGGAGACGAGGAAGGCGCGGCAGGTGCCGCAGACGCCGCCCTTGCAGGCGTAGGGGGCGTCGGGGCGGTTGCGGAGTACGGCTTCCAGGAGCGATTCGCCGTCGTGGACGGGCCAGGTGCCGGAGCGGCTGTCGAGGGTGGCGGTCACCGTGCTGTGTGCGGGCGCGGTGGCGGCGGGGACGGGGGCCGCGGCGCCGTTGTCTATGTGGAAGATCTCTTCGTGGATGTGGGTGCGCGGTACGCCGAGGGCGCGCAGGGCTCGTTCGGCGCCCTGGACGAGGCCGAAGGGGCCGCAGAGGTACCAGCCGTCGACGGCGTCGGTCCGCAGCAGTGCGGGCAGCAGGGTGTGCAGGCGTTCCTGGTCGAGGCGGCCGGAGGGGAGGCCGGCCTGGCGTTCCTCGCGGGAGAGCACGTGCACCAGCTGGAACCGTTCGGGGTAGCGGTCCTTGAGGTCGGCCACCTCCTCCAGGAACATCGTGGAGGCCGTGGTGCGGTCGCTGCGGATCAGGCAGAAGCGGGCGTGTGGTTCGCGGGCGAGCAGGGTGGTGGCGATGGAGAGCACCGGGGTGATGCCGCTGCCGCCGACGATGCCCACGAACTGGCCGGGGCGGGGGGCGAGGGTGAAGCGGCCGGCCGGGGCCATGACGTCGACGGTGTCGCCGACGGCGAGTTCCTTGAGGGCGTAGGTGGAGAAGGCGCCGTCCTCGACCAGGCGGATGCCCACCCGCAGGACGGGGTCGTCGGTGGCGGGGGTGCAGATGGAGTAGGTGCGGCGGATCTCCTGGCCGTCGATCGTTCTGCGCAGTGCGATGTGCTGCCCGGGGGTGTGCCGGAAGGTCGTGCGGAGTGCGGGCGGGACGGTGAAGGTGACGGCCACCGCGTCGTCCGTGAGTCGCTCGATCTCCCGCACTCGGAGCGGGTGGAACATCACAACTCCTTGAAGTGGTCGAAGGGTTCGCGGCAGGACTCGCAGCGGCGCAGTGCCTTGCAGGCCGTGGAGGAGAACCGGCTGAGCAGGGTGGTGTCGGTCGATCCGCAGTGTGGGCAGCGGAGGGTGAGGTCGAGGGGTATCGGTCCGCGGGCGGGGCCGGTGGGGCGGGGTGGGGCGATGCCGAACGCTTCGAGTTTGCGGCGGCCTTCGTCGGTGATCGCGTCGGTCGTCCAGGGCGGGCTGAGGACGGTGTGGACCTCGACGTGGGGTATGCCGTGGTCGTGGAGGACGCGTTGGACGTCGGCGGACATCGTTTCGATGGCGGGGCAGCCGGTGTAGGTGGGGGTGAGGGTGACCTCGACGCGGTCGGGGGCGGTGAGCCGTACGTCGCGCAGGATGCCGAGTTCGGCGAGGGTGAGGACGGGCAGCTCGGGGTCGGGGACGGAGCCGGCGAGTGCCAGGAGTTCCGCTTCCAGGGTGGTGGGGGTGGTCACCATGTCGCCCCCGGGTGGCTGCGGTGGAGGTGCTGCATTTCGGCGAGCAGTCGGCCGAAGGGTTCGGTGTGGATTCCTTGGCGTCCGCCGCCGGCGGTCCAGGCGCTGTGTCGGGGGCCTTCGGGGACGGTGAGGGTGGCGCGCTCCAGGGTGCTGGTGATGCGGGTGGTCCACTCGTCGCGGAGGGGCTGCCAGGGGACGTCGTCCAGTCCGTCGACGGGGTCGAAGAGTTCGCCGGTGAACCGCCAGAGGGTGTCCAGGGCGCGCTGCATCCGGGTGTGGCTCTCGTCGGTGCCGTCGCCGAGGCGCAGGGTCCACTGCGTGGCGTGGTCGCGGTGGTAGGCGGTCTCCTTGACGGCTTTTCCGGCGAGGGGCGTCAACGGGGTGTCGGTGGTGGCGAGGTGGTCGTAGAGCAGCTCTTGGTAGGTGGAGAAGTAGAGCTGGCGGGCGATGGTGTGGGCGAAGTCGCCGTTGGGCTGCTCGACGAGTTGGACGTTGCGGAAGTGGCGTTCCTCGCGGAGGTAGGCGAGTGCGTCCTCGTCGCCGGCGAGGGAGAGCAGGATCCGGGCCTGGCCGAGGAGGTCCAGCGCGATGTTGGCGAGGGCGACTTCCTCTTCGAGGACGGGGGCGTTGCCCGCCCATTCGCCGAGGCGGTGGGAGAGGATCAGGGCGTCGTCCCCGAGGGGCAGGGCGGGGGTGGTGGGGTGCGGTGTCATAGGTGGTGCACCCCCTCGGGGATTTCGTAGAAGGTGGGGTGGCGGTAGGGCTTGTCGCCGGCCGGTTCGAAGAAGGTGTCCTTCTCGTCCGGGGAGGAGGCGGTGATCTGGGTGGAGGGGACGACCCAGAGGGAGACGCCTTCGGAGCGCCGGGTGTAGAGGTCGCGGGCGTTGCGCAGGGCCATCTGGGCGTCGGGGGCGTGGAGGCTGCCGGCGTGGGTGTGGGACAGGCCGCGGCGGCTGCGGACGAAGACTTCCCACAGGGGCCAGTCGGTGGGGCCGGTGGTGGCCGTGGGGTCGGTGGTGGTGTGCGGCCGGGTCGGTTCGGTGGGTGCGGCCGGGGCGTGCGTGGGGCGTGGTGTCGTCATCGGGCCGCCTCCTCCTGGTCGGTGCCGGCGTGCGGTGTGTGGGCCGGGTGTTTGGCGGCGTGTGCCGCGGCGGCCTCGCGGACCCAGGCGCCTTCTTGGTGGGCGCGGCGGCGGCGGCCGATCCGTTCGTCGTTGCAGGGGCCGTTGCCCTTGAGGACCTCGCGGAATTCGGTCCAGTCGATGGGGCCGAAGTCCCAGTGGCCTCGTTCTTCGTTCCACCGGAGGTCGGGGTCGGGGAGGGTCAGTCCGAGGGTTTCGGCCTGGGGGACGCAGATGTCGACGAAGCGTTGGCGCAGTTCGTCGTTGGAGTGGCGCTTGATCTTCCAGGCCATGGACTGGGCGGAGTGGGCGGATTCGTCGTCGGGTGGGCCGAACATCATCAGCGAGGGCCACCACCAGCGGTCGATGGCGTCCTGGGCCATGGTGTGCTGGGCCTCGGTGCCGCGGCTGAGGGTGAG is a genomic window containing:
- a CDS encoding acyl-CoA dehydrogenase family protein, giving the protein MDFTFTEEQQAAVEAAQAVFSAVTPDNTPSPALTHGPVADDFDRPLWRTLANADLLGLPIAPEHNGAGLDPLALCLVLRESAKVLARVPLLESYAAAHTLQRHATDDLRAEILPHITTGDLVVTAASHGRTGHDPAELAVTARQDGTTWTLDGTHTAVPWAPTADRILLPAHTPDGHTVLALVPRDRTGLTLHDQTSTNGERHAEVHLDSVRTDTRETLTDPAAWNTLRDLLTTGTCALALGLGERVLTMTSDYTGKREQFGFPLATFQAVAVQAADRFIDLRAMEATLWQAAWRLTTGASGPLPPAGDIAVAKIWASEGVRRVVQTAQHLHGGFGADTDYPLHRYHAWAKQLELSLGPAAAHEEALGELLAAHPLS
- a CDS encoding FMN-dependent NADH-azoreductase, whose amino-acid sequence is MATLLLIDSSVFPEGGSASRAVTAAFRKTWEEQHPDGTVIHRDLAADPLPHLDAVAASAGFSDPATHTPEQQAAFALRTQLAEELEQADAIVIGAPMYNFTIPSTLKAWLDQTIIMGRTAGENASAKGKPVVVVASRGGSYAPGTPREPFEYVQNYLEAVLNGGFGLEVEFIVPELTMAPSNPAMAELVPLFETSRAEAHEQAEAKAKELIARFAA
- a CDS encoding winged helix-turn-helix transcriptional regulator, producing MADHGEAMCRQVDGGMTRVFELFGKRWTGLIVATLMPGPVHFADLRRAIPGISERMLSDRLMELAATGLVVREVDAGPPLRVSYRLTEAGRAMEPALKELGRWAETYLADGGQCPERFRK
- a CDS encoding DUF2252 domain-containing protein; the encoded protein is MTRVPYVPGFAKADAEGPSAKAVGRALRDQLPRDAQAVLRITAGRPDAVASVEESNAGRLPELTPIRVGRMAASPFAFLRGSAGLMAHDLAESPVTGIGAQICGDAHAANFGLYADARGGLVIDLNDFDETVHGPWEWDVKRLATSIVLAGREAGASEDDCKAAAQDAAGAYRRTMRLLAKLPVTEAWNAIADEELVSHTDARDLLGTLERVEAKARKNTSARFAAKSTERGPDGGIRFVDAPPVLRRVPDAEAAAVASSLAGYLETLPEDRLPLLARYAVHDVAFRIVGTGSVGLRSYVVLLLDHRGEPLVLQVKEARRSILAPYVAKVGFPAPPAEHEGRRVVLGQRRMQVVSDLLLGWTTVREGTTDGIHGAHGIRGASGVHGVAGKERSSGAGAPDGLGTGLPFQVRQFRNRKGSVDPARLSDGQLDDYARMTGALLARAHAHSADPRVVAGYCGKGEALDEAIAAFALAYAERTEADHADLVAAIRSGRVAAESGV
- the paaB gene encoding 1,2-phenylacetyl-CoA epoxidase subunit PaaB: MWEVFVRSRRGLSHTHAGSLHAPDAQMALRNARDLYTRRSEGVSLWVVPSTQITASSPDEKDTFFEPAGDKPYRHPTFYEIPEGVHHL
- the paaD gene encoding 1,2-phenylacetyl-CoA epoxidase subunit PaaD is translated as MVTTPTTLEAELLALAGSVPDPELPVLTLAELGILRDVRLTAPDRVEVTLTPTYTGCPAIETMSADVQRVLHDHGIPHVEVHTVLSPPWTTDAITDEGRRKLEAFGIAPPRPTGPARGPIPLDLTLRCPHCGSTDTTLLSRFSSTACKALRRCESCREPFDHFKEL
- a CDS encoding MarR family winged helix-turn-helix transcriptional regulator: MTHRDASVETIQQEMTAFARRARATAARMHPELSLVSYTLLAHLDDQQGCRATDLAAHYYLDKSTVSRQIAALEKLGFVERRVDPDDHRVQVLHPTEEGAQVLAQVTASRRQAFHERLADWGEEDLDRFASYLVRYNAAQERLG
- the paaE gene encoding 1,2-phenylacetyl-CoA epoxidase subunit PaaE produces the protein MFHPLRVREIERLTDDAVAVTFTVPPALRTTFRHTPGQHIALRRTIDGQEIRRTYSICTPATDDPVLRVGIRLVEDGAFSTYALKELAVGDTVDVMAPAGRFTLAPRPGQFVGIVGGSGITPVLSIATTLLAREPHARFCLIRSDRTTASTMFLEEVADLKDRYPERFQLVHVLSREERQAGLPSGRLDQERLHTLLPALLRTDAVDGWYLCGPFGLVQGAERALRALGVPRTHIHEEIFHIDNGAAAPVPAATAPAHSTVTATLDSRSGTWPVHDGESLLEAVLRNRPDAPYACKGGVCGTCRAFLVSGEIRMDRNFALESDEVDAGYVLACQSHPATEQVELDFDR
- the paaC gene encoding 1,2-phenylacetyl-CoA epoxidase subunit PaaC, which produces MTPHPTTPALPLGDDALILSHRLGEWAGNAPVLEEEVALANIALDLLGQARILLSLAGDEDALAYLREERHFRNVQLVEQPNGDFAHTIARQLYFSTYQELLYDHLATTDTPLTPLAGKAVKETAYHRDHATQWTLRLGDGTDESHTRMQRALDTLWRFTGELFDPVDGLDDVPWQPLRDEWTTRITSTLERATLTVPEGPRHSAWTAGGGRQGIHTEPFGRLLAEMQHLHRSHPGATW
- a CDS encoding rhodanese-like domain-containing protein; the protein is MHFGSVPTVGVDVLTPEDFLLDVREDDEWAAGHAEGALHIPMSEFVARYGELTEAAPDSGKIYVMCRVGGRSAQVAQYLIQQGIDAVNVAGGMQAWEAAGRPVSDGKGGVGTVI